From candidate division WOR-3 bacterium, a single genomic window includes:
- a CDS encoding LptE family protein, with product MKVLSKNVIVSVLVLSGCVAYSFHGGSFPQKAETISIPVADNSSGMYGLEQDFTQNVRNTFIKDARLRLSDSKDTDLTLLLRVTAYSNEVFSYTSDEQIEQYQVSISVIVTYINNIENDTIWKDKVIIAQGIYSAYNQTEDDGRNLAYDDFSKNLVSLMTENW from the coding sequence ATGAAAGTATTGTCAAAAAATGTCATAGTGTCAGTTTTAGTTCTTTCCGGTTGTGTGGCTTATTCTTTTCATGGAGGATCTTTCCCCCAGAAAGCCGAAACAATTTCTATTCCGGTCGCCGATAATTCTTCCGGAATGTACGGTCTGGAACAAGACTTCACCCAAAACGTCAGAAATACATTCATAAAAGACGCGAGGTTGCGCCTGTCTGATTCCAAGGATACCGATCTAACTCTTTTGTTGAGAGTGACTGCATATTCCAACGAAGTGTTTTCGTACACTTCGGACGAGCAAATTGAACAGTACCAAGTTTCCATATCGGTCATCGTGACATACATAAACAACATTGAGAATGACACGATATGGAAGGACAAAGTAATTATTGCTCAGGGCATTTATTCAGCTTATAATCAGACTGAAGATGACGGTAGGAATTTGGCTTACGATGATTTTTCGAAAAACCTTGTTTCTTTGATGACAGAAAACTGGTAA
- a CDS encoding lamin tail domain-containing protein yields MAVFVNILCSGYSYAEDIVINEVGANPKGSESGAGSPGDRNEFFELLNLSRFPVDLSGLFVTDGDQTDVIIAWTDDRLLAQNVLWRTTVLLPGQYAVVLDPEYVDSGDFYQPYTFGDSSLIVTVGNTTLGNGLSTTDPLILLDSFQNTISSYGTPMDSMDSIPFDPGDGISVERLNPYLEDLEKNWFPSKDSCTPGMDNSVLCGNLGIDPSQMKFSEAKPGEACTVSVVFENFGPETLGNFLLRGLSTERLSGQDSLNPVFEYFYVESLHPGEHDSLSSVWNPAPPGLYNFWVKALEASASRLVRFGELPGQIVLSELMFAPDVSGEWFEIRNRSYDYCSLEVRIFSGTETTSAQISASAKSFVVLCEDSAAFRSEHGSFDGELLQLDNWPTLGNSEDSLSIEDFYGTVIDNLLYAFSSWENGFSLERVCDDVSSSQQSNWLKCVSPERSTPGEVNSVQSILPQITGNASVSPNPFSPDGDGFDETCVIGISLGTYPERIKVKIYDIRGFVLREFESFEPGLEQYFIWDGRDKNGQISPPGIYLIFISSDLIEGNSFSRKLTVVLAEKL; encoded by the coding sequence TTGGCGGTTTTTGTCAATATATTGTGCAGTGGTTATTCTTATGCCGAAGATATTGTCATCAACGAAGTTGGGGCTAACCCAAAAGGAAGCGAGTCGGGAGCGGGATCTCCCGGGGACAGGAATGAATTTTTCGAACTGTTGAACTTATCCAGATTTCCTGTAGATCTGTCGGGGTTATTCGTAACAGACGGAGACCAGACTGACGTCATAATCGCTTGGACGGACGACCGTCTGCTAGCCCAGAATGTTCTATGGCGTACTACCGTTCTTTTACCGGGACAATACGCAGTGGTGCTCGACCCTGAATACGTGGACTCAGGAGATTTTTACCAGCCCTATACATTTGGAGACAGCTCTTTGATTGTAACTGTCGGAAACACAACACTGGGAAACGGCTTGTCTACGACGGATCCTCTGATACTTCTAGACAGTTTTCAAAATACGATATCTTCCTACGGCACACCGATGGATTCCATGGATTCAATTCCTTTTGACCCGGGAGACGGAATTTCCGTTGAACGTTTGAATCCCTACCTTGAAGATTTGGAAAAAAACTGGTTTCCATCCAAAGATTCATGCACGCCTGGCATGGACAACAGTGTGCTTTGCGGAAATCTGGGAATCGATCCCTCTCAGATGAAATTTTCAGAAGCCAAACCGGGAGAAGCCTGCACTGTTTCGGTGGTTTTTGAAAATTTTGGTCCTGAGACTTTGGGAAATTTTTTACTGAGAGGTCTTTCAACTGAACGTTTAAGCGGACAAGATAGTTTGAACCCTGTTTTTGAATATTTTTACGTCGAGTCTCTTCATCCCGGGGAACATGACTCCCTTTCAAGCGTATGGAATCCTGCCCCCCCGGGACTGTATAATTTCTGGGTTAAAGCCCTTGAAGCCTCTGCTTCGAGACTGGTTAGATTCGGCGAATTACCGGGTCAGATAGTATTGTCAGAGTTGATGTTCGCTCCGGATGTGTCAGGGGAATGGTTTGAAATCAGAAACAGGTCATACGATTATTGCTCTTTAGAAGTCAGAATTTTCAGCGGCACCGAGACAACGTCAGCCCAGATATCAGCATCCGCTAAATCCTTTGTTGTCCTCTGTGAAGATTCAGCCGCATTCAGATCCGAGCACGGATCGTTTGACGGAGAACTCCTACAGCTTGATAATTGGCCTACTCTCGGAAACTCGGAGGATTCGCTCAGTATAGAGGACTTTTACGGGACAGTCATCGACAATCTTTTGTATGCATTTTCCTCGTGGGAAAACGGTTTCAGCCTTGAGAGGGTCTGTGACGATGTAAGTTCTTCGCAACAGTCAAATTGGCTTAAATGCGTCTCTCCAGAGCGCTCTACGCCCGGTGAGGTCAATTCGGTTCAATCCATACTGCCGCAAATAACAGGAAATGCATCAGTCAGCCCTAATCCGTTTTCACCGGACGGAGACGGTTTTGACGAAACTTGCGTCATAGGGATTTCACTCGGAACTTATCCAGAGAGGATAAAAGTCAAAATATACGATATAAGAGGTTTTGTGCTGAGGGAATTCGAGAGTTTTGAACCCGGGTTGGAACAATACTTTATATGGGATGGTAGAGACAAAAACGGGCAAATATCGCCTCCCGGAATTTATTTGATTTTTATTTCATCCGACTTGATAGAAGGTAATTCATTTTCGAGAAAGCTGACAGTGGTCCTCGCCGAGAAGCTATGA
- a CDS encoding HU family DNA-binding protein, whose amino-acid sequence MRETTKTKMDLINEVAESTGFPKKDTSIIVNAFIDALVGTIARHERVEIRGFGVFKVKSRKGRSAINPRTKQMMNIPDHSAPTFKPARFIKESVKKDQ is encoded by the coding sequence ATGAGAGAAACAACAAAGACTAAAATGGATCTAATCAACGAAGTGGCTGAATCCACTGGTTTTCCAAAAAAAGATACGAGCATTATTGTCAATGCCTTTATAGACGCACTTGTAGGAACGATTGCCAGACACGAAAGAGTTGAGATCAGAGGTTTTGGAGTATTCAAAGTTAAAAGCAGAAAAGGGAGAAGCGCGATCAATCCCAGAACAAAACAGATGATGAATATCCCCGACCACTCAGCCCCTACTTTCAAACCCGCGAGATTTATAAAGGAATCTGTTAAAAAAGATCAATAG
- a CDS encoding YigZ family protein, giving the protein MKNICYVPSDEFWGELVEKKSRFISSLAPVKSIEDCKKIIASRRSRFKNAKHHPWAYILEGQKKYSDDGEPTGTSGRPILACLERESICGAIIVVSRIFGGIKLGASGLTRAYIKAAKLSLEAALFKKLVEMADIEVTCEYGTYESFKTALKSLKIFYLDESFTEKVLIHFSIEKKDEGCLEEIILKFDSVFCLKIGERKTYIDDFSRIPSSI; this is encoded by the coding sequence GTGAAAAATATTTGTTATGTGCCTTCAGATGAATTTTGGGGCGAACTTGTAGAAAAAAAAAGCAGGTTCATTTCCTCTCTCGCGCCCGTAAAGTCTATTGAAGACTGTAAAAAAATAATAGCTTCACGCAGATCTCGCTTTAAAAACGCCAAACATCATCCGTGGGCTTATATTTTAGAAGGGCAGAAAAAGTATTCCGACGACGGTGAACCGACAGGGACTTCAGGAAGACCAATATTGGCATGCCTTGAAAGGGAGTCCATATGCGGCGCTATAATAGTCGTCAGCAGAATTTTCGGCGGCATAAAACTTGGGGCATCGGGTCTTACAAGAGCTTACATCAAAGCCGCGAAACTGTCTCTTGAAGCGGCGTTATTCAAAAAACTCGTTGAAATGGCAGACATTGAAGTGACATGCGAATACGGTACGTATGAAAGTTTTAAAACAGCCTTAAAATCTCTGAAAATTTTTTACCTTGATGAGAGTTTTACCGAAAAGGTTTTGATCCATTTCTCTATAGAAAAAAAAGACGAAGGATGCCTGGAGGAAATCATCCTGAAATTCGATTCTGTATTCTGTTTGAAAATCGGGGAGAGGAAAACCTATATCGATGATTTTAGTAGAATACCGTCATCTATTTGA
- the lpdA gene encoding dihydrolipoyl dehydrogenase, with protein sequence MFDLTVIGGGPGGYVAALEGVRKGLKTALVEKNKVGGVCLNMGCIPTKAMLFSSSLLTLSKSGKRYGLLAEKLGFDENAADKHRSLSVAKLVKGVENLLKQRGVEVFQKEALSIEKGKVVFQDGILESKNIIMATGSVASDIPVARFDGENIISSDYAVTSHKAPSSVLVLGGGVIGVELATYWASIGVSVVIVEMFETLLPQLKDQKASMVLAESLKKKKVNVLTGKIFENCEKKNGNVLSRLKSGEEFETEKILVSTGRKPNSSIADGNILKKDSRGHLITDDYCRTSVEGILAVGDVAGEPYLAHKASHEAEVAVSYLTGGTLKKQLEYIPACVFSEPEIANIGFNPTTAAENGVESVWGEFPFSANGKAVASGTIEGWARLVARKNDHVIIGGQIVGANADLLLGEVSLAVKMGLKLENLVDTVHIHPSLCEIIPEAARAALGESLHK encoded by the coding sequence ATGTTTGACCTGACAGTAATAGGCGGAGGCCCCGGAGGTTATGTCGCCGCCCTTGAAGGAGTACGAAAAGGGTTGAAAACCGCCCTGGTAGAGAAAAATAAGGTAGGAGGCGTCTGCCTGAATATGGGATGTATTCCGACAAAAGCCATGCTGTTTTCTTCTTCGCTTTTGACCCTCTCTAAATCTGGAAAGAGATACGGCCTTTTAGCCGAAAAACTCGGTTTCGATGAAAACGCCGCTGACAAGCACAGGTCGTTGAGCGTTGCCAAACTTGTAAAGGGAGTGGAAAACCTTTTGAAACAAAGAGGTGTTGAAGTATTTCAAAAAGAAGCTCTTTCCATAGAAAAAGGGAAGGTCGTATTTCAAGATGGCATCCTGGAATCGAAAAATATCATTATGGCAACAGGTTCGGTTGCGTCGGACATACCCGTTGCAAGATTTGACGGAGAGAATATTATCAGTTCTGACTATGCTGTTACTTCTCATAAAGCGCCTTCGAGCGTGCTAGTCCTAGGCGGGGGAGTTATCGGAGTTGAGTTGGCGACTTATTGGGCTTCGATAGGCGTGTCTGTAGTCATAGTTGAAATGTTTGAAACTCTTTTACCTCAGCTTAAAGATCAGAAAGCATCAATGGTTTTAGCAGAATCTCTTAAAAAGAAGAAGGTGAATGTCTTGACCGGAAAAATTTTTGAAAATTGTGAGAAGAAAAACGGAAATGTTCTAAGCCGTCTGAAAAGCGGTGAGGAATTCGAGACCGAAAAGATTCTTGTATCAACCGGCAGAAAACCCAATTCTTCAATAGCTGACGGAAATATTTTAAAAAAGGATTCGAGGGGTCATTTGATAACTGACGATTATTGCAGAACTTCTGTTGAAGGAATTCTGGCGGTTGGCGATGTCGCCGGTGAGCCTTACTTGGCTCATAAAGCATCCCACGAAGCTGAAGTCGCTGTTTCGTATTTGACAGGTGGGACGTTGAAAAAGCAGCTCGAATACATTCCCGCCTGTGTTTTCTCTGAACCGGAAATTGCAAATATCGGTTTTAACCCGACTACAGCGGCTGAAAATGGCGTTGAATCAGTATGGGGTGAATTTCCGTTTTCAGCCAACGGAAAAGCAGTGGCATCCGGGACGATAGAGGGCTGGGCGAGACTAGTCGCGAGGAAAAACGACCATGTGATTATAGGAGGACAAATCGTCGGTGCAAATGCGGACTTGTTGCTTGGGGAAGTTTCGTTGGCTGTAAAAATGGGTTTGAAACTCGAAAACTTAGTCGATACCGTCCACATTCACCCTTCACTGTGCGAGATAATCCCAGAAGCTGCGAGAGCAGCACTGGGAGAATCTCTACATAAATAG
- a CDS encoding HAMP domain-containing histidine kinase, whose product MEKIKKILKSSFRSLSNFNLFDLRHPWLKFVLLITLLTITGVGILSYIMTQKLISDIKKSEKLVAQGYASLMTFFTTQVAQDPTNEKIFLEGKRIIASIPIPVIITEPNGKPRAWRNIGIDPDAVTSEEIDTTDLESMDNVHLLKIVEEYKKMDEVNDPIPIYVEVGEVRLTAAYLHYGNLPFLKTINLLPLVQTVLLIALLFTLLISLRIARSWERDNIWMIMAKETAHQLATPLSSIMGWTEFFKTDPSTVEEGLDSIERDLTRMNNIIKRFSRIGTSPTMTYIDLDEIARNAVEYFSSRLPTLGKGIKLKYQSTGKCSVVGDAELLSWVVENLIKNSLDAMNKDQGHISINLEKDEKKKKALLRIKDNGKGMTKKQSSKVFDLGYTSKKFGWGMGLTLSKRIIENIHEGRIYIESSKVDQGTVFAVELKTSS is encoded by the coding sequence ATGGAAAAAATCAAAAAAATATTGAAATCCTCCTTCAGGTCGCTGAGCAATTTCAATCTTTTCGACCTAAGGCATCCCTGGCTGAAATTCGTGCTTTTAATAACTCTGCTGACGATAACCGGAGTAGGCATTTTATCATATATCATGACTCAAAAACTGATCAGCGACATCAAAAAATCCGAAAAACTTGTAGCTCAAGGCTACGCGTCTTTGATGACTTTTTTCACCACCCAAGTAGCTCAGGATCCCACAAACGAGAAAATATTCCTCGAGGGAAAAAGAATCATCGCTTCAATACCCATCCCTGTCATAATAACTGAACCCAACGGAAAGCCGAGGGCGTGGAGAAACATAGGAATCGATCCCGACGCAGTCACCAGTGAAGAAATCGACACTACAGACTTAGAATCCATGGACAACGTCCATCTGCTGAAAATCGTTGAAGAATACAAAAAAATGGACGAAGTCAACGACCCCATACCTATCTATGTAGAAGTAGGAGAAGTTCGCCTGACAGCGGCTTATCTGCATTACGGCAACCTTCCTTTTTTAAAAACAATTAACCTCCTGCCTCTGGTTCAGACTGTGCTTTTAATCGCTCTTCTGTTCACCCTTCTCATCTCCTTGAGAATAGCCAGAAGTTGGGAGAGGGACAACATCTGGATGATAATGGCAAAAGAGACAGCTCATCAACTCGCCACACCTCTATCTTCGATAATGGGCTGGACTGAATTTTTTAAAACGGATCCCTCAACCGTAGAAGAAGGGCTCGACAGCATTGAGAGAGATTTGACCAGAATGAACAACATCATTAAAAGGTTCAGCCGTATAGGAACTTCACCGACTATGACATACATCGACTTAGATGAAATAGCCAGAAACGCGGTGGAGTATTTTTCGAGCAGACTCCCGACTTTGGGAAAAGGAATCAAATTAAAATACCAGTCAACCGGAAAATGCTCTGTCGTGGGCGATGCCGAACTTCTATCATGGGTTGTCGAAAACCTGATAAAAAACTCTCTCGACGCTATGAATAAAGATCAGGGACACATATCCATAAATCTCGAAAAAGACGAAAAGAAAAAAAAGGCACTTCTCCGGATCAAGGACAACGGCAAAGGGATGACTAAAAAACAATCGTCTAAAGTCTTCGACCTCGGATACACTTCAAAGAAATTCGGGTGGGGTATGGGTCTCACCCTTTCCAAGAGGATCATCGAAAATATTCACGAAGGGAGAATATACATCGAGAGTTCCAAAGTGGATCAAGGGACCGTCTTCGCCGTCGAACTCAAAACATCTTCATAG
- a CDS encoding polysaccharide deacetylase family protein, translated as MRQKTCGLRVDIDTKRGNCSGVPAILRILAQRDVKASFFITTGPDDFIFSLNRIYREKGFLSKLFSLRESYFHLVSTDLFCNRKKTIELILSEGHEVGVHGYSHFKWIALFRPELSELFFEYLKKSMQEFFKFADYYPSFSGAPGWKTSEGLLLLQDSINFDWASDVRSRSPFTPVSYRANSIKTIQIPVTLPTLDEILISKNPLKEVFDNGDIYCAHAELEGIKYKYFLERILDKNKEKGVIFKPLSYFKKRGSKAYRKVKYGFLPGRTNPVALA; from the coding sequence ATGCGCCAGAAAACTTGCGGTCTCAGAGTTGACATAGACACTAAAAGAGGAAACTGTTCGGGTGTTCCGGCAATACTTAGAATACTCGCACAAAGGGACGTAAAAGCTTCTTTTTTTATAACCACCGGACCGGATGATTTCATTTTCAGCTTAAATAGAATTTACAGAGAAAAAGGATTTCTATCGAAATTATTCTCCTTGAGGGAATCTTATTTCCATCTGGTTTCCACGGATTTGTTTTGCAACAGAAAAAAAACTATTGAGCTGATATTGTCCGAAGGACATGAAGTTGGGGTTCACGGATATTCACATTTTAAATGGATAGCTCTTTTCCGGCCCGAGCTTTCGGAATTATTTTTTGAATACTTAAAAAAAAGCATGCAGGAATTTTTCAAATTCGCAGATTATTATCCTTCATTTTCAGGAGCTCCTGGCTGGAAGACTTCCGAAGGTTTGCTGCTTTTGCAGGATTCAATCAATTTCGATTGGGCTAGCGACGTGAGGTCCAGATCACCTTTCACTCCGGTTTCTTACAGAGCAAACAGCATCAAGACAATTCAGATACCCGTCACCCTACCGACGCTCGATGAAATCCTGATCTCAAAAAATCCACTCAAAGAAGTTTTCGACAACGGAGATATTTATTGCGCCCACGCCGAACTCGAAGGCATAAAATACAAATATTTTTTGGAACGAATTCTAGACAAGAACAAAGAAAAGGGAGTAATTTTCAAGCCTTTGAGTTATTTCAAGAAAAGAGGATCAAAAGCATACAGGAAAGTCAAATACGGTTTTTTACCCGGCAGAACAAATCCGGTGGCTCTCGCGTGA
- a CDS encoding DUF2723 domain-containing protein produces MKHAFFIVPLIVFALSFSAYYFFSCPGLFWEDSSLMDAVARTLSITHSPGHPAYSLMSRFIVILLNPFVSQSRAVVIASAFYSSLSLFFFSYALIRMGRSLIMSVISPLLFGFSAPVFHYSTVSETYCLLVAGLSLFPLAFSKKRDFALYSYFLGFLSGGSILLAVVYPVAVLFFYLKEKNLRFVFSTAPLFILGLSVYFFLFFRGQASPPVNWGAPGKFGNFLDMLAMKEFRGDFFSGFLSQSNPVQSLFQLFKSIVLNYSVIGSILFVPSFIALYRKHGPLSLCVPVIFLFYLVFSLKAGRGPDFEAYTIPLYFFAAFTASFAPIEGKYGKLSLAILISSVFVSFFLNHPHMLRRHSEGARLYADHLAEEIPQNSVVFCENTNEYFLLLDMQAAEGRRTDLTLVYPDLLDERWYQSSLGKLFFFLKKPEDLKNYCLQNSMPLVLIPSSKTKSFPAYFTPKNSYFLFNGNDTFSQTAQRIIFDPEPYSQNHQRVLWENQMHYFYSNGKISDLLTVLDSLNENFDFWQYRFNRAQVRLDLYKTEVSPQQSQLIMEDLENALKLGAEKNMVFFNFSRVFASQGKFSEALSYASKMNESPEKSEITVLIHLSAGDLESAKTELREALLKWPGDIKLRDLKMLIGE; encoded by the coding sequence ATGAAGCATGCATTTTTCATCGTTCCTTTGATTGTTTTTGCCCTGTCGTTTTCAGCCTATTATTTTTTTTCATGCCCCGGTCTTTTTTGGGAGGACTCTTCATTGATGGACGCAGTAGCCAGGACGCTCTCAATAACACATTCTCCCGGGCATCCAGCTTATTCTTTGATGTCCAGATTCATTGTGATTCTATTAAACCCATTTGTATCTCAGTCCAGAGCGGTTGTGATCGCGAGCGCCTTCTACTCGTCTTTGTCTCTTTTCTTTTTTTCTTATGCTCTCATCCGCATGGGCAGATCTCTTATTATGAGCGTTATTTCTCCGCTTCTCTTCGGGTTTTCAGCGCCTGTGTTCCATTATTCGACTGTCTCCGAGACATACTGTCTTCTTGTTGCCGGTCTTTCGTTATTCCCTCTCGCCTTCTCGAAAAAAAGGGATTTCGCCCTTTATTCTTACTTCCTCGGTTTTTTGTCGGGTGGGAGCATACTTCTCGCGGTTGTTTACCCCGTTGCAGTGTTGTTCTTTTATTTAAAAGAAAAAAATTTACGTTTTGTATTTTCGACCGCACCGCTTTTCATTCTCGGTCTTTCGGTGTATTTCTTTCTTTTTTTCAGAGGACAAGCTTCTCCTCCAGTAAACTGGGGAGCCCCGGGTAAATTTGGAAATTTTTTGGACATGCTCGCCATGAAAGAATTCCGCGGAGATTTTTTTTCCGGTTTTTTGTCCCAGTCAAATCCGGTGCAATCTCTTTTTCAATTGTTCAAATCAATTGTGCTGAATTATTCGGTAATCGGATCTATTCTTTTCGTTCCCTCCTTCATAGCCCTCTACCGCAAACACGGTCCGTTATCTCTCTGTGTCCCAGTGATTTTTCTCTTTTATCTTGTCTTCTCTCTAAAAGCCGGAAGGGGACCCGATTTTGAAGCTTACACGATACCTCTGTATTTTTTTGCCGCTTTCACAGCGTCTTTTGCGCCCATAGAAGGAAAATATGGAAAACTCTCTCTCGCAATACTTATATCTTCGGTTTTTGTCTCCTTTTTTCTAAACCATCCACATATGCTCAGAAGGCATTCTGAGGGGGCGCGGTTATACGCAGATCATCTCGCTGAGGAGATCCCCCAAAACTCGGTAGTTTTCTGTGAAAACACAAACGAATATTTTCTTCTTTTAGACATGCAGGCTGCTGAGGGCAGAAGAACCGACCTCACTCTTGTGTATCCCGATTTGTTGGATGAACGCTGGTATCAAAGCTCTTTGGGAAAACTATTCTTCTTTCTCAAAAAACCGGAAGATCTTAAAAACTACTGTTTGCAAAATTCCATGCCGCTTGTCTTGATACCTTCTTCAAAAACCAAATCTTTTCCTGCGTATTTCACACCGAAAAATTCGTATTTTCTTTTCAACGGAAATGACACCTTTTCACAAACGGCACAAAGGATTATTTTCGATCCTGAGCCGTATTCCCAAAATCATCAAAGGGTTTTATGGGAAAACCAGATGCACTATTTTTATTCTAATGGAAAAATTTCAGACCTATTGACGGTTCTCGATTCACTGAACGAAAATTTCGATTTTTGGCAATACAGGTTTAACAGAGCACAGGTCAGACTGGACCTCTACAAAACGGAAGTATCCCCGCAACAGAGTCAATTGATTATGGAAGATCTCGAAAATGCCCTCAAGTTGGGAGCGGAAAAAAACATGGTATTTTTCAATTTTTCAAGGGTTTTCGCTTCGCAGGGAAAATTCTCAGAAGCTCTCTCATACGCTTCCAAAATGAATGAATCGCCTGAAAAATCTGAAATCACGGTTCTCATACACCTATCGGCGGGAGACCTCGAAAGCGCGAAAACTGAATTGAGAGAAGCTTTACTGAAATGGCCCGGGGATATAAAGCTGAGAGACCTGAAAATGCTCATCGGAGAATAG
- a CDS encoding B12-binding domain-containing radical SAM protein — translation MKRKILLLAPAQKQLYSGKIPYPPLGLLCLSSVLESNGFETELVQEDLFSKNNLLQKLNQKDVLSVFATSTTALFPRIQKIASELKINQGPPVMLGGPHATSYGKDSLTEGIVAAVQGEGETTAVNLAFKLYENSDISGLKGVVTREKSNPLPDFINDLDTLPFPNYGKVKDWKVFKPPESKSSPAIPVSFSRGCTGNCVFCSTPSVWGKKVRRMTTDRALELIEYAVSEYKAKEIHITDDDFSGDRDWTEDFLFMLRKKKLPVSFFFMNGIRPSNIDRDLLRQLKHSNFLNAGYGIETSDKEIFSKIGKSVSIKKYEEAIKLSSEEGLTTWVFYIFGLPGETRETVEKDVLHAISSKAHFAKFFILQPYKGTRIHRIYSKMKIIGRGPQKGLYESAGLQLPGFSPGEMEKMLKKAYLKFYSNPATIFRILKVSRNFSAGSFFSDFKFVLKMMRG, via the coding sequence GTGAAAAGAAAGATTCTTCTTCTCGCGCCGGCGCAAAAACAACTCTACTCTGGAAAAATTCCATATCCGCCTCTTGGACTTTTGTGCCTTTCTTCGGTTTTGGAGAGCAACGGCTTTGAAACAGAACTCGTTCAAGAAGATTTATTTTCAAAAAATAATTTACTGCAGAAACTCAATCAAAAAGACGTGCTGTCCGTATTCGCAACATCAACTACAGCTCTTTTTCCAAGAATACAAAAAATTGCCAGCGAGTTAAAAATAAATCAAGGTCCTCCTGTCATGCTCGGCGGACCTCACGCCACTTCATACGGCAAAGATTCTCTCACAGAAGGCATAGTAGCCGCGGTTCAAGGAGAAGGCGAGACGACTGCAGTAAACCTCGCGTTCAAACTCTATGAAAATTCAGACATATCAGGCTTGAAAGGCGTCGTTACAAGAGAAAAATCGAACCCTTTACCCGATTTCATAAATGATCTGGACACCTTGCCTTTTCCGAATTACGGAAAGGTAAAAGACTGGAAAGTATTCAAACCGCCAGAGTCTAAATCTTCTCCAGCTATCCCGGTCTCCTTCAGCAGAGGGTGCACAGGCAACTGTGTTTTCTGCTCGACCCCGAGCGTATGGGGGAAAAAAGTTAGAAGGATGACAACCGATAGAGCTCTCGAACTGATTGAATACGCCGTTTCAGAATACAAAGCTAAAGAAATTCACATCACCGACGATGATTTTTCGGGTGACAGAGACTGGACAGAAGATTTCCTGTTCATGTTGAGAAAAAAAAAACTTCCGGTTTCTTTTTTTTTCATGAACGGAATCAGACCTTCCAATATCGACAGAGATCTTCTCAGGCAGCTAAAGCACTCGAATTTTCTAAACGCCGGTTACGGAATAGAAACCTCTGACAAAGAAATTTTCAGTAAAATCGGCAAATCTGTCAGCATAAAAAAATACGAAGAGGCGATAAAATTATCCTCTGAAGAGGGTTTGACCACATGGGTTTTCTATATATTCGGACTACCCGGAGAGACGAGAGAGACCGTTGAAAAAGACGTCCTTCACGCGATTTCATCTAAAGCTCATTTCGCAAAATTTTTCATTCTCCAACCATACAAAGGCACAAGGATTCACAGGATTTATTCGAAAATGAAAATAATCGGGAGAGGACCCCAGAAAGGTCTTTACGAAAGCGCTGGTCTTCAACTGCCTGGATTTTCTCCGGGTGAAATGGAAAAAATGCTAAAAAAAGCCTATTTGAAATTTTACTCCAACCCCGCGACGATTTTTAGAATTCTCAAAGTCTCGAGAAATTTCAGCGCGGGTTCATTTTTTTCCGATTTCAAATTTGTCTTGAAAATGATGAGAGGCTAA
- a CDS encoding PaaI family thioesterase, which translates to MGKVKNPFLSLNNYYCFACSPHNEHGLQLEFFEGKDEVTTSFKTKRQFEGFPGMLHGGIAGTVLDEIMFWACFAKTQIMTVTMSLEIKYRLPLKLDREYKARGKVLEVKRRSIFCEASIEDTQEKVYCFANGIYFIPEKKKFSKSADIDVEKGPLSEYFK; encoded by the coding sequence ATGGGAAAAGTAAAGAATCCATTTTTAAGCTTAAACAATTATTATTGCTTCGCGTGTTCTCCTCACAATGAGCATGGTCTGCAACTCGAATTCTTTGAAGGAAAAGACGAAGTGACGACATCATTCAAAACCAAACGACAGTTCGAGGGTTTTCCCGGAATGCTACACGGAGGAATAGCTGGAACAGTTCTTGACGAGATTATGTTCTGGGCTTGTTTTGCAAAAACTCAAATCATGACAGTTACGATGTCCCTGGAAATCAAATACAGGCTTCCTCTGAAGCTTGACAGAGAATATAAGGCACGGGGGAAAGTTCTGGAGGTGAAAAGGAGGTCGATATTCTGTGAAGCTTCGATTGAAGATACACAGGAAAAGGTATACTGTTTTGCCAACGGTATCTATTTTATTCCGGAAAAGAAAAAATTTTCAAAATCCGCTGATATCGACGTTGAGAAAGGACCTCTGTCTGAGTATTTCAAATAG